A single Camarhynchus parvulus chromosome 5, STF_HiC, whole genome shotgun sequence DNA region contains:
- the TBX10 gene encoding T-box transcription factor TBX10, translating to MPGNGATDTSCPATTPMAAFLGGPAEGSPCTPGLGWAGEGPGTGGKNRHVCHAAARLEMGSLWEEFNRLGTEMIVTKAGRRMFPTFQVKLSGLDPLADYVLLMDFIPLDDKRYRYAFHSSSWLAAGRAEPAAPGRVHFHPDSPAKGAQWMRQIVSFDKLKLTNNLLDDNGHIILNSMHRYQPRFHVVFVDPRRDSERFAHQNFKSFSFPETQFMAVTAYQNHRITQLKIASNPFAKGFRDGDPEPWCGVPAGSLLGAMPRARATPLPPRPEKQEKGAPRSHGALAAAPQQPAAPPSFPELPAPTFQPLTCPPGVYVGAKPHTLPYPLPAFPQLSTYSPTTAPTFGYGQQ from the exons ATGCCGGGGAACGGAGCCACGgacacctcctgccctgccaccacACCCATGGCAG CCTTCCTGGGGGGCCCGGCTGAGGGGTCTCCATGCACCCCCGGCCTCGGGTGGGCTGGCGAGGGGCCGGGGACCGGCGGCAAGAACCGGCACGTGTGCCACGCCGCGGCACGGCTGGAGATGGGCAGCCTCTGGGAGGAGTTCAACCGCCTGGGCACCGAGATGATCGTCACCAAGGCAGGCAG GAGGATGTTCCCCACCTTTCAGGTGAAGCTTTCGGGGCTGGATCCATTGGCCGACTATGTCCTGCTCATGGATTTCATCCCGCTGGATGACAAGAGATACAG ataCGCCTTCCACAGCTCATCCTGGCTggcggcgggccgggccgagccggcGGCTCCTGGCCGCGTCCACTTCCACCCCGACTCCCCGGCCAAGGGTGCCCAGTGGATGCGGCAGATCGTGTCCTTCGACAAGCTCAAGCTGACCAACAACCTCCTGGATGACAACGGCCAC ATCATCCTCAACTCCATGCACCGCTACCAGCCCCGCTTCCACGTCGTCTTTGTGGACCCGCGGCGCGACAGCGAGCGCTTCGCCCACCAGAACTTCAAGTCCTTCAGCTTCCCTGAGACTCAGTTCATGGCAGTGACAGCCTACCAGAACCACCGG ATCACACAGCTGAAGATTGCCAGCAACCCTTTTGCCAAGGGATTTCGGGACGGTGACCCCGAGCCATG GTGTGGGGTGCCGGCAGGGTCCCTGCTGGGGGCCATGCCCCGCGCCCGGGCCACCCCGCTGCCCCCCCGTCCCgagaagcaggagaaag GGGCTCCACGCAGCCAtggggctctggctgctgccccccaacagccagcagcaccccccAGTTTCCCCGAGCTCCCTGCACCCACCttccagcccctcacctgcccccCTGGTGTTTATGTGGGAGCCAAACCCCACACCCTGCCCTACCCCCTGCCCGCCttcccccagctcagcacctACAGCCCCACCACAGCCCCCACCTTTGGCTACGGCCAGCAGTGA
- the TCIRG1 gene encoding V-type proton ATPase 116 kDa subunit a isoform X1: MPEPMEDLATGESITWVIFLISYWGEQIGQKIRKISDCFHCQLYAYPESEASRTEAITRLHGQIQELSVTLEETEKYLAEVLDKVAQVLPTWRVQVQKMKAIYLVLNQCSFDVTKKCLIAEVWCPVRDLTQVQDALRQGSYQSGSSVECFVQRVPTSESPPTLIRTNKFTAGFQSIVDAYGVASYQEVNPAPYAIITFPFIFAIMFGDVGHGLLMFLFALWMVLYEDSPRLRQGTNEIWLTFFEGRYLILLMGAFSIYTGFIYNECFSKATVIFPSAWSVATMANHSSWSSAYLATHPSLTLDPNVTGVFQGPYPFGIDPIWSLATNHLNFLNSFKMKMSVVLGIVHMGFGVVLGVFNHVHFQQRHRLVLEFLPEIIFLLALFGYLVFLIFYKWIKFSAADSMVAPSILIHFIDMFLFTSNAENLPLYPGQVPVQMVLVVLALASVPVLLLGTPLYRWCWQGAPRTPLATGEQEPLLEGQEAGNSVNATMEDVESGGHSPDAKHLDFAEIFMHQAIHTIEYCLGCVSNTASYLRLWALSLAHAQLSEVLWTMVMRNGFVGLSYVGGVVLVPVFAAFAVLTVAILLVMEGLSAFLHALRLHWVEFQNKFYVGAGYKLCPFAFTPDTWE, encoded by the exons ATGCCCGAGCCAATGGAGGACCTGGCCACG ggcgaGAGCATCACCTGGGTCATCTTCCTCATCTCCTACTGGGGCGAGCAGATCGGGCAGAAGATCCGCAAGATCTCGGACTG ctTCCACTGCCAGCTGTATGCGTACCCGGAGAGTGAGGCCAGCAGGACGGAGGCCATTACCAGGCTGCATGGGCAGATCCAGGAGCTCAGCGTG ACGCTGGAGGAGACGGAGAAGTACCTGGCGGAGGTGCTGGACAAGGTGGCACAGGTGCTGCCCACCTGGCGCGTGCAGGTGCAGAAGATGAAGGCCATCTACCTCGTCCTCAACCAGTGCAGCTTCGATGTCACCAAGAAGTGCCTCATCGCCGAGGTCTGGTGCCCCGTGCGGGACCTCACCCAAGTGCAGGATGCCCTGCGCCAGGGATCT TACCAGAGCGGCTCCAGCGTGGAGTGCTTTGTGCAGCGCGTCCCCACCTCGGAGAGCCCCCCCACCCTCATCCGCACCAACAAGTTCACCGCCGGCTTCCAGAGCATCGTGGACGCCTACGGGGTGGCCAGTTACCAGGAGGTGAACCCCG caccCTACGCCATCATCACCTTCCCCTTCATCTTCGCCATCATGTTTGGGGACGTGGGGCACGGGCTGCTCATGTTCCTCTTTGCGCTCTGGATGGTGCTGTACGAGGACAGTCCCCGCCTGCGGCAGGGCACCAACGAG ATCTGGCTGACATTCTTTGAGGGGCGCTACCTCATCTTGCTCATGGGTGCCTTCTCCATCTACACCGGCTTCATCTACAATGAGTGCTTCAGCAAAGCCACTGTCATCTTCCCCTCTGCCTGGAGCGTGGCCACCATGGCCAACCACTCCTCCTGGAG ctctgcgTACCTCGCCACCCACCCCTCGCTCACCCTGGACCCCAATGTCACCGGTGTCTTCCAAGGGCCATATCCGTTTGGGATCGACCCA ATCTGGAGCTTGGCCACCAACCACCTCAACTTCCTCAACTCCTTCAAGATGAAGATGTCCGTGGTGCTGGGCATCGTGCACATGGGCTTCGGCGTCGTGCTGGGAGTCTTCAACCATGT GCACTTCCAGCAGCGGCACCGGCTGGTCTTGGAGTTCCTCCCAGAGATTATTTTCCTCCTGGCTCTTTTTGGCTACCTGGTCTTCCTCATCTTCTACAAATGGATCAAGTTCAGTGCTGCTGATTCCATGGTGGCCCCCAGCATCCTCATCCACTTCATTGACATGTTCCTCTTCACCTCCAATGCCGAGAACCTCCCACTCTACCCGGGGCAG GTGCCAGTGCAGatggtgctggtggtgctggcGCTGGCGTCAGTGCCcgtcctgctcctggggacgCCGCTGTACCGGTGGTGCTGGCAGGGTGCCCCGAGGACG CCGCTGGccacaggggagcaggagccgctgctggaggggcaggaggctgggaacTCTGTCAATGCCACCATGGAGGATGTGGAGAGCggagggcacagccctgatgCCAAG cacttGGACTTTGCCGAAATCTTCATGCATCAGGCGATCCACACCATCGAGTACTGCCTGGGCTGTGTCTCCAACACCGCGTCCTACCTGCGGCTCTGGGCGCTCAGCCTGGCACATGCCC AGCTCTCGGAGGTCCTGTGGACCATGGTGATGCGGAATGGCTTTGTGGGGCTGAGCTACGTGGGCGGTGTGGTGCTGGTGCCCGTCTTCGCCGCCTTCGCCGTGCTGACCGTGGCCATCCTGCTGGTGATGGAGGGGCTCTCTGCCTTCCTCCACGCCCTGCGCCTGCATTG GGTGGAGTTCCAGAATAAGTTCTACGTGGGTGCCGGGTACAAGCTGTGCCCCTTCGCCTTCACCCCGGACACCTGGGAATAG
- the TCIRG1 gene encoding V-type proton ATPase 116 kDa subunit a isoform X2 yields MGSLFRSEEVCLAQLFLQSASAYSCISELGERGLLEFRDLNPKVSPFQRRFVGEVRRCEEMEKTFTFLQQELRAAGRVPGPCPESPRAPAAREALRVQEQSEQLAQELREVSRNHASLRGRLRDLRQYLHVLREGQRFTSQPVGPGVPAQPRALSEREPILDPSVHQHLERKISFVAGVIHPWRVTAFERLLWRACRGYLVASFVEMPEPMEDLATGESITWVIFLISYWGEQIGQKIRKISDCFHCQLYAYPESEASRTEAITRLHGQIQELSVTLEETEKYLAEVLDKVAQVLPTWRVQVQKMKAIYLVLNQCSFDVTKKCLIAEVWCPVRDLTQVQDALRQGSYQSGSSVECFVQRVPTSESPPTLIRTNKFTAGFQSIVDAYGVASYQEVNPAPYAIITFPFIFAIMFGDVGHGLLMFLFALWMVLYEDSPRLRQGTNEIWLTFFEGRYLILLMGAFSIYTGFIYNECFSKATVIFPSAWSVATMANHSSWSSAYLATHPSLTLDPNVTGVFQGPYPFGIDPIWSLATNHLNFLNSFKMKMSVVLGIVHMGFGVVLGVFNHVHFQQRHRLVLEFLPEIIFLLALFGYLVFLIFYKWIKFSAADSMVAPSILIHFIDMFLFTSNAENLPLYPGQVPVQMVLVVLALASVPVLLLGTPLYRWCWQGAPRTPLATGEQEPLLEGQEAGNSVNATMEDVESGGHSPDAKHLDFAEIFMHQAIHTIEYCLGCVSNTASYLRLWALSLAHAQLSEVLWTMVMRNGFVGLSYVGGVVLVPVFAAFAVLTVAILLVMEGLSAFLHALRLHWVEFQNKFYVGAGYKLCPFAFTPDTWE; encoded by the exons ATGGGGTCCCTGTTCCGCAGCGAGGAGGTTTGCTTGgcccagctcttcctgcagtcGGCTTCTGCCTACAGCTGCATCAGCGAGCTGGGGGAGCGCGGGCTGCTGGAGTTCAGAGAC CTGAACCCCAAAGTGAGCCCTTTCCAGCGGCGCTTCGTGGGCGAGGTGCGGCGCTGCGAGGAGATGGAGAAAACCTTCA ccttcctgcagcaggagctgcggGCCGCGGGGCGGGTGCCGGGGCCGTGTCCCGAGAGCCCGCGGGCGCCGGCGGCGCGGGAAGCGCTGCGGGTGCAGGAGCAGTCGGAGCAGCTGGCGCAGGAGCTGCGGGAGGTCAGCCGGAACCACGCGTCCCTGCGCGGCCGCCTGCGGGACCTGCGACAGTATCTGCACGTCCTGCGCGAGGGACAGCGCTTCACCAGCCAGCCGGTGGGTCCGGGGGTCCCCGCcca GCCACGGGCGCTCTCGGAGCGTGAGCCCATCCTTGACCCCTCCGTGCACCAGCACCTCGAGCGCAAGATCAG cTTCGTGGCGGGTGTCATCCACCCGTGGCGAGTGACGGCCTTTGAGCGGCTGCTGTGGCGCGCCTGCCGCGGGTACCTGGTGGCCTCCTTCGTGGAGATGCCCGAGCCAATGGAGGACCTGGCCACG ggcgaGAGCATCACCTGGGTCATCTTCCTCATCTCCTACTGGGGCGAGCAGATCGGGCAGAAGATCCGCAAGATCTCGGACTG ctTCCACTGCCAGCTGTATGCGTACCCGGAGAGTGAGGCCAGCAGGACGGAGGCCATTACCAGGCTGCATGGGCAGATCCAGGAGCTCAGCGTG ACGCTGGAGGAGACGGAGAAGTACCTGGCGGAGGTGCTGGACAAGGTGGCACAGGTGCTGCCCACCTGGCGCGTGCAGGTGCAGAAGATGAAGGCCATCTACCTCGTCCTCAACCAGTGCAGCTTCGATGTCACCAAGAAGTGCCTCATCGCCGAGGTCTGGTGCCCCGTGCGGGACCTCACCCAAGTGCAGGATGCCCTGCGCCAGGGATCT TACCAGAGCGGCTCCAGCGTGGAGTGCTTTGTGCAGCGCGTCCCCACCTCGGAGAGCCCCCCCACCCTCATCCGCACCAACAAGTTCACCGCCGGCTTCCAGAGCATCGTGGACGCCTACGGGGTGGCCAGTTACCAGGAGGTGAACCCCG caccCTACGCCATCATCACCTTCCCCTTCATCTTCGCCATCATGTTTGGGGACGTGGGGCACGGGCTGCTCATGTTCCTCTTTGCGCTCTGGATGGTGCTGTACGAGGACAGTCCCCGCCTGCGGCAGGGCACCAACGAG ATCTGGCTGACATTCTTTGAGGGGCGCTACCTCATCTTGCTCATGGGTGCCTTCTCCATCTACACCGGCTTCATCTACAATGAGTGCTTCAGCAAAGCCACTGTCATCTTCCCCTCTGCCTGGAGCGTGGCCACCATGGCCAACCACTCCTCCTGGAG ctctgcgTACCTCGCCACCCACCCCTCGCTCACCCTGGACCCCAATGTCACCGGTGTCTTCCAAGGGCCATATCCGTTTGGGATCGACCCA ATCTGGAGCTTGGCCACCAACCACCTCAACTTCCTCAACTCCTTCAAGATGAAGATGTCCGTGGTGCTGGGCATCGTGCACATGGGCTTCGGCGTCGTGCTGGGAGTCTTCAACCATGT GCACTTCCAGCAGCGGCACCGGCTGGTCTTGGAGTTCCTCCCAGAGATTATTTTCCTCCTGGCTCTTTTTGGCTACCTGGTCTTCCTCATCTTCTACAAATGGATCAAGTTCAGTGCTGCTGATTCCATGGTGGCCCCCAGCATCCTCATCCACTTCATTGACATGTTCCTCTTCACCTCCAATGCCGAGAACCTCCCACTCTACCCGGGGCAG GTGCCAGTGCAGatggtgctggtggtgctggcGCTGGCGTCAGTGCCcgtcctgctcctggggacgCCGCTGTACCGGTGGTGCTGGCAGGGTGCCCCGAGGACG CCGCTGGccacaggggagcaggagccgctgctggaggggcaggaggctgggaacTCTGTCAATGCCACCATGGAGGATGTGGAGAGCggagggcacagccctgatgCCAAG cacttGGACTTTGCCGAAATCTTCATGCATCAGGCGATCCACACCATCGAGTACTGCCTGGGCTGTGTCTCCAACACCGCGTCCTACCTGCGGCTCTGGGCGCTCAGCCTGGCACATGCCC AGCTCTCGGAGGTCCTGTGGACCATGGTGATGCGGAATGGCTTTGTGGGGCTGAGCTACGTGGGCGGTGTGGTGCTGGTGCCCGTCTTCGCCGCCTTCGCCGTGCTGACCGTGGCCATCCTGCTGGTGATGGAGGGGCTCTCTGCCTTCCTCCACGCCCTGCGCCTGCATTG GGTGGAGTTCCAGAATAAGTTCTACGTGGGTGCCGGGTACAAGCTGTGCCCCTTCGCCTTCACCCCGGACACCTGGGAATAG
- the NDUFS8 gene encoding LOW QUALITY PROTEIN: NADH dehydrogenase [ubiquinone] iron-sulfur protein 8, mitochondrial (The sequence of the model RefSeq protein was modified relative to this genomic sequence to represent the inferred CDS: deleted 2 bases in 2 codons), translating into MHTRFRFRPPFGHAPPPTKPIAAQHCPRPPSLAPPTTRSRTRTRSAHGGDQGSGRRRALGAGLAMAALRLLYQAARAGPLAPLGSLLPLSTSTPRDCYKQYVNIREPAMDMRSITDRAAQTLLWTELVRGLAMTLSYLFREPATINYPFEKGPLSPRFRGEHALRRYPSGEERCIACKLCEAVCPAQAITIEAEPRADGSRRTTRYDIDMTKCIYCGFCQEACPVDAIVEGPNFEFSTETHEELLYNKEKLLNNGDKWEAEIAANIQADYLYR; encoded by the exons ATGCACACGCGCTTCCGCTTCCGCCCGCCCTTCGGACACGCCCCTCCTCCCACCAAACCAATCGCCGCGCAGCACTGCC CGCGTCCGCCGTCGCTCGCCCCGCCCACAACGCGCAGCCGCACGCGCACGCGCAGTGCCCACGGGGGCGACCAGGGGTCAGGACGGCGGAGGGCCCTTGGGGCAG GACTGGCCATGGCAGCGCTGCGACTGCTGTACCAGGCTGCCCGTGCAG gcccCCTGGCCCCGctgggctccctgctg ccgctcagcaccagcacccccagggacTGTTACA AGCAATACGTCAACATCCGGGAGCCGGCCATGGACATGCGATCCATCACCGACCGCGCCGCCCAGACCCTGCTCTGGACTGAGCTCGTCCGAG GCCTGGCCATGACCCTGAGCTACCTTTTCCGTGAGCCGGCCACCATCAATTACCCGTTTGAGAAGGGCCCGCTGAGCCCGCGGTTCCGCGGGGAGCACGCGCTGCGCCGGTACCCGTCCGGGGAGGAGCGCTGCATCGCCTGCAAGCTCTGTGAGGCCGTGTGCCCGGCACAG GCCATCACCATCGAGGCCGAGCCCCGCGCCGATGGCAGCCGCCGCACCACGCGCTACGACATT GACATGACCAAGTGCATCTACTGTGGGTTCTGCCAGGAGGCCTGTCCTGTGGATGCCATCGTGGAG GGCCCCAACTTCGAGTTCTCGACGGAGACGCATGAGGAGCTGCTCTACAACAAGGAGAAGCTGCTCAACAATGGCGACAAGTGGGAAGCTGAGATCGCAGCCAACATCCAGGCTGATTACCTGTACCGGTGA
- the LOC115904257 gene encoding aldehyde dehydrogenase family 3 member B1-like, whose translation MEAGTVFPQPPESEAKRAPEDNGGNKGVDGDTVSRNPFARLVSHLRASWLSGKTRPMEYRVAQLEALERFLDDKKQQIMDATASDLGKAPFETELSEILVCKNELHETLNNLSHWMKDEKVDRILAMQLDSAFIRKDPYGVVLIIAPWNYPIQLFLVPLIGAIAAGNCVIVKPSEVSKKTERLVAEALPSYLDKHCFAVVTGGVQETTRLLENKFDYIFFTGSPPVGRIVMTAAAKHLTPVTLELGGKNPCYVSDTCDVTNVARRVAWGRFFNAGQTCIAPDYLLCTLEMQEKLLPALQKAINDFYGPNPRESPDFGRIVSDKQFQRLRALLGSGRVAIGGQTDEAERYIAPTVLADVLPSDPVMQEEIFGPILPIIIITNVDEAIDFINSWERPLAVYAFSSDDKVVNRILERTSSGGFCGNDTLMHVTLPSLPFGGIGNSGLGTHHGKFSFDTFSHLRGCLKRGMGRESLNAPRYPPYSQRKFGLIQATLKVAHKSDCTLL comes from the exons ATGGAGGCTGGAACTGTCTTCCCGCAGCCTCCTGAGAGCGAGGCCAAGAGAGCCCCCGAGGACAATGGTGGGAACAAGGGTGTGGATGGTGACACCGTGAG caggaaCCCCTTTGCAAGGCTGGTGAGCCACCTGCGGGCATCCTGGCTCTCTGGGAAGACTCGGCCCATGGAATACCGTGTGGCCCAGCTGGAGGCTCTGGAACGCTTCCTGGATGACAAGAAGCAGCAGATTATGGATGCCACTGCCTCTGACTTGGGCAAG gcaCCCTTTGAAACCGAATTATCTGAGATCCTCGTGTGCAAGAACGAGCTCCATGAGACCCTCAACAACCTGTCCCACTGGATGAAGGACGAGAAGGTGGACAGGATTCTG GCGATGCAGCTGGACTCTGCCTTCATCCGCAAGGACCCCTATGGGGTGGTGCTCATCATAGCGCCCTGGAATTACCCCATCCAACTCTTCCTGGTGCCCCTCATCGGGGCCATCGCTGCTG GGAACTGTGTCATTGTCAAACCTTCTGAGGTGTCCAAGAAGACAGAAAGACTCGTGGCAGAAGCGCTGCCCAGCTACCTGGACAAG CACTGCTTTGCTGTGGTGACGGGTGGTGTGCAGGAGACCACCAGGCTTCTGGAGAACAAGTTTGACTACATCTTCTTCACTG GCAGCCCCCCGGTGGGGCGGATCGTGATGACAGCTGCTGCCAAGCACCTGACACCAGTGACACTGGAGCTGGGGGGCAAGAACCCCTGCTATGTGTCTGACACCTGTGATGTGACCAACGTGGCGCGACGCGTGGCCTGGGGCCGCTTCTTCAATGCGGGGCAGACCTGCATCGCGCCCGACTACCTGCTCTGCACCTTGGAgatgcaggagaagctgctcccagccctgcaaaagGCCATCAATGATTTCTATGGCCCCAACCCCCGAGAGTCCCCGGATTTTGGCCGCATTGTGAGTGACAAGCAGTTCCAGCGCCTGCGGGCGCTGCTGGGCAGCGGGCGCGTGGCCATCGGGGGACAGACGGACGAGGCCGAGCGCTACATCG ctcccacagtgCTGGCAGATGTGCTGCCCTCAGACCCCGTCATGCAGGAGGAGATCTTTGGGCCCATCCTgcccatcatcatcatcaccaaCGTGGATGAAGCCATTGACTTCATCAACAGCTGGGAGCGGCCCTTGGCTGTCTATGCTTTCTCCTCGGATGACAAG GTGGTGAACCGGATCCTGGAACGGACAAGCAGTGGAGGCTTCTGTGGCAATGACACCCTAATGCATGTGACACTGCCCTCACTGCCCTTTGGAGGCATTG GGAACAGCGGCCTGGGAACGCACCACGGGAAGTTCAGCTTTGACACCTTCTCCCACCTCCGGGGGTGCCTGAAGCGCGGGATGGGCCGGGAGTCCCTCAACGCCCCGCGCTACCCCCCCTACAGCCAGAGGAAATTCGGGCTCATCCAGGCCACTCTAAAGGTGGCACATAAGAGTGACTGCACCCTGCTCTGA